The Marinifilum sp. JC120 genome segment TCCGGTGATCAGGTTACCGGAAGTGTTAACGCGGTGCGTTCCATCACTCTTTCCGCAGTGCTTTATGTGTTCCGTTCCCTCATTGAGGGAGACGTGCCCACCAACGCTGGTATCTTGCGGCCCATCGAAGTCTTGACCCGCAAGGGTTCCATTCTTGATGCCAATTTCCCCGCAGCAGTTGCAGGTGGTAACGTGGAAACTTCGCAGCGCGTGGTGGACGTGGTGCTCGGTGCGCTTGCCGAAGCCATTCCGCAGCGTATCCCCGCAGCAAGTCAGGGAACCATGAACAACATGACCATCGGCGGCATGGATGAACGTACTGGCAAACCTTTTGCCTATTACGAAACTCTCGCCGGGGGCATGGGTGCTTCCGCCAGTTGTCGTGGTGAGCATGCCACCCATTCGCATATGACCAACACTCTGAACACACCCGTCGAAGCTCTTGAATACAGCTACCCCTTTCGGGTAAAGACTTACTGCATCCGCAAAAATACTGGCGGTGCAGGTAAGATTCCGGGCGGTGACGGTCTTGTGCGTGAAATCGAGCTGCTGTCTGGTTGCGAAATTACCGTGCTTTCCGAGCGGCGGGTCAATGCGCCTTATGGCTTACAGGGCGGAAGTCCCGGAACACCCGGTAAGAATATTCTGATCCGTGATGGTGAGGAAATTCAGAAGCCCGGTAAGTTTCATTCGCCGCTTAAGAAGGGCGATATTATCCGCATGGAAACACCCGGAGGCGGCGGCTGGGGTAAGTAATTTTGCCTTCGGCGACCCTGCCGGGGGCCTTAAACCCTTTTTGTAAAAAGGGTTTAAGAATCCCAAAAACTTTTAGTTTGGCTTCGCCGTTTAACGCGGAAGGCTTTCCCACCAAAACCTCAAAGCGGTCCGACACTTCTGGCAAGTGTCGGACCGCTTTTTTGGGTGATTGTTCCAGCAGGGAACAAACGTTTGGAGTTCAAACAATTTATAAATATGGTCTGCTTAGCACATTCGTTTAATCCAATCCTACTTCGGGTGCTACTTTGGTTATTGCTTCGATAGAAATAGCGAAAAAGTCGCCCAGTTCGAGACCTATCTTGTCACATTCTTTGATGATCTCGCGATCCACGCTGGCGGCGAATGCTTTGGCTTTCATTTTTTTCTTGAGACTTTTGGGCTTCATGCCGTTCATTCTTTCAGGGCGCATGAGCGCGTTGGCGTGAATGAGTCCGGTCACGGTCTCGCCGCACCGTAGCGCGAAATCAAAATCAGACTGCGGAGCGACTCCGGTCATGTCGCCGTTGTGGGCGCGGATAGCCTTGATTGCTTCCTCGGGCAGCTTGCCTTCGAGCATTTCTGCGGCAATCAGGCCGTGCTTTTCCGGGGTGTCGGCGGTCTCGCTGTAATCGAGGTCATGCAGCAGTCCGGTCATGGACCATAGTTCAACATCCTGTCCCAGTTTTTCAGCCAGTGCGCCGAGTACGGCTTCAGATTCGAGGGAATGCTGGATCAGGTTTTCTTCTTTTACATTTGTTTTGAGCAGTTCAAATGCTTCATCTCTTGAGATCATTTTGAAATCCTTTGTTGCTTAAATTACAAGAAATATCTGGCTGCTGCCACCAGTCCCATACCGACCGCCACAGTACCGAAGAAATTGCGGGTGAACATGGCTATCGCAAAGGTAGGCACTGCTACCCAGAAGTAAAGGTTGTTGAAGGTGAGATCTATTACACCTTCGGGCGCGAGCAGTGACGGAGCCAGCAGGGCGGAAAGCACCGCTGTGGGCACATAGGAAAGCCACTTGCCCACGATGGGCGGCAGGTCGC includes the following:
- a CDS encoding HDIG domain-containing protein, translating into MISRDEAFELLKTNVKEENLIQHSLESEAVLGALAEKLGQDVELWSMTGLLHDLDYSETADTPEKHGLIAAEMLEGKLPEEAIKAIRAHNGDMTGVAPQSDFDFALRCGETVTGLIHANALMRPERMNGMKPKSLKKKMKAKAFAASVDREIIKECDKIGLELGDFFAISIEAITKVAPEVGLD
- a CDS encoding AzlD domain-containing protein; amino-acid sequence: MDQQTILFTLFGMMAVTYIPRMLPAIALSSRDLPPIVGKWLSYVPTAVLSALLAPSLLAPEGVIDLTFNNLYFWVAVPTFAIAMFTRNFFGTVAVGMGLVAAARYFL